DNA sequence from the Alteribacter lacisalsi genome:
AACCTGCCTGTGCGGATTGCCGAGCTTGGAATGATGCACCGCCATGAAATGAGCGGGGCGCTTGCGGGACTGCAGCGTGTTCGTGCCATGACACTGAATGACGCCCATATTTTCTGCCGTCCGGATCAGATGAAATCCGAATTTATCCGTGTTGTTGAACTGATTCAGAACGTCTATAAGGATTTCGGAATCGACAACTACTACTTCCGTCTCAGCTACAGAGATCCTGAGGACAAAGAGAAGTACGTGGATAACGATGAAATGTGGAACAAAGCCCAGGCGCTCCTTAAAGAAGCGATGGACGATATGAACGTCGAGTATGTGGAAGCAGAAGGCGAAGCAGCTTTCTACGGGCCGAAGCTTGACGTGCAGGTGAAGACAGCCCTCGGGAAGGACGAAACCCTTTCTACTGTCCAGCTTGATTTCCACCTTCCGGAGCGCTTTGATCTCACATATGTCGGAGACGACGGAAACGAGCACCGACCGGTCGTCATCCACCGTGGTGTTGTGTCCACGATGGAGCGCTTTGTGGCTTTTCTTCTCGAGGAGTACAAAGGGGCTCTTCCAACCTGGCTGTCACCTGTGCAGGTACAGCTGATCGGCGTAAGCGATGTTCACGATGAGTATGTGGAAAAAGTGGAAGATGAGCTCCGTCAGGCCGGGGCCCGTGTTCATGTGGATGCCCGTAATGAAAAGCTCGGTTATAAAATCCGTGAAGCTCAGATGCAGAAGATCCCTTTCATTCTTGTACTGGGAGACAAGGAAATCGAAGCAGAAAGTGTTAATGTCCGCCGTTATGGGGAAAAAGACACAGAAGTCGTGTCCCTGAAGGATTTCATTTCCAGGATTGAATCAGATATTAAAGAACGTAAATAATGCTCTGTCACGCCGGATTCCGCCAGGGTCCGGCGTTTTGACTGAAACCGGGAAAACCAGTCAATTATTACTTAAATAGAAAATAGTCCCCCATAAATAGACACACGTTTACAGGAACAGACTCCTAAATCAAGGGGAAAAGGCCGATTGAATACGGGTACGGTTAGGGGTACAATGTAGAAAATTCTTTAAATTCTGACACAGGAGGAAACCAGAATGGACCATTCGGGTATTTCATCAGAAACAATTGAAAACCTCGCTGCGCATCTGACGGAATGCTCTGCCGGTTTTGATCTGGAAATGGCAATCAGTCAGATGCCTGAAACGGAACATGCCTCCCTCCTTCTTACCGTCATTGACGGCGATGGAAAGGTTCTTGAAAGCAATAGCCGTTTTCATGATGTGTTCGGTATTCTGGACCAGGAAGCAGTGAAATTGTCCACAGCGGAACTGCTCTCTGCCCTCTCATCAAATGGAACCGCTACAGGTACGGTGCATCGTGATGAATGGACCCTCCCGCTGAATGAAGGTGAAGACAACGTAAAAATGTCCGTGGCAGCAACACCATTACATAAAGAAGAAGGGCCGGTTTTAGTTGCAGCTGTGCCTCAATGCGACCCCGGAGTGGATCTTCAGGCAGTTATAGAGAATCTTCACACCTTTGTGATGAGAATTGCCGCAGACTCCGAAAAGGGAATCACCGTGACTTATCTGGAAGGAAAACTTGCAGGAAAAGTAGGACTCACACGGGTCACTGAGCCAGGCGTCCCTCTGTTTGACCTTATGCCGTGTGAAGACGAGCAGACGGTCAGGCATTATTATGAGCAGGCATTTGCCGGTGAGAAACAGGAATTTACGTTTAGAATTTCCCGCTTTACCCTTGCTGCTTACGTAACTTTGTTAAATGGTGAATCAGGCCGCAAAGAGGCAGTTGTATCTGTTCAGGATATTACCTCCCTTAAACAGTCTGAAAATGCAGTGGAGAGCATGGCTTTTCAGGATCCGCTGACAGGGCTTCCAAACAGAAGACTCCTTGCGAAAGAGCTGGCTGATCTGACAGAAAATCCAAACTCCCTCCATTCTGAAACAGGCCTGATCAGTATTGATATTGATCATTTCAAAAACATCAATGATTCAATCGGCCACACAGCAGGTGACCGTTTTATTATGATGACAGCGGAACGGCTCAGCAGACTCGTGAACACCCACAGTCTAAGCCGGATGAAGCTGTACCACTTGGGCGGTGATGAATTTGTCATACTTGCGTCCGGTGTTGAGACATATGCCTTTGAGACTCTTCTTGAGAGGATCGACCTCCTTTTTGACGAACCCTTTCTTTATAGGGAAGGGGAGTTCCATCTGCGTGCCAGTATGGGAGCCTGTCTGATTTCTTCGTCCACAGAGCCGGACGAACTTCACAAACATGCGGATATGGCTTTGAATCAGTCCAAAAAAGCAGGCGGCAATCGCTACACGTTCTTCACAGGAAAGATGCAGGATGAATTTCTATACAGTGTCCGGCTTGAGAATGGCCTGCGCCAGGCTGTAAAAGACGGGGGAAAGGAATTTATCCTCTATTATCAGCCGGTTATCGATGCAGATGGTGAAAAAATTACCGGATGCGAGGCGCTGATCAGATGGAACCACCCTGAAATTGGACTTGTACCTCCGAATGATTTTATAAAAATTGCCGAGGAGAGCGGACTGATCATTCCAATTGGGGAGTGGGTGATCCGGCAGGTATGTGTGCAGATTAAGGAATGGGATGCAGCTGGTCTGGATCCGGTTACCGTATCGATCAACATCTCAAGCGAACAGTTCCAGGATGCTTCTTTTGTCGGAGATTTTATCTCAATTCTCAGGGAGGAAGACGTACCCTTCAACCGGATTCAGCTTGAGATGACCGAAAATGGTCTGATGGAGGATACGAAAGAAACCCTTCAGACACTTGCCGAACTGAAACGGAACGGGATTGCGATTGCCATTGATGATTTCGGCACAGGGTATTCTTCTCTCAGCTACTTGAAGCAGTTTGAGGTTCAGACGCTGAAGATCGACCAGTCATTTACGAAGGAGTTAACAGATAACCAGGGGGACAAGGCTATTGTGACAGCAACAATCCAGCTGGCGAAAAGCCTGGGGCTGAACGTGGTAGCTGAAGGTGTAGAAACAAAGGAAGTTTCCCTTTACTTAAAGAATCTCGGCTGTCCCCACCTGCAAGGGTTTTATTACAGCAAGCCTCTTACGCCGGTTCTATTCGAAAAGTTCATTACCCGGCCGGCAGCCCAGTAGCCCTTGAACTTTTGTCAGGCACTTGCAATTTTCCGTAAGCTGGGGTACACTGTTTAACGATTCAGCAAAACCTTTCAAGGGCTTTTGTTGACATTCAGAATTAACTTGTGCTATTCTTTTTAAGTGAACAAAATAAGGAAACAAAGCAAGCAGAAGCGCCCGCTTCTCACCTGATTGACGCTATAGGCAGTTGACAGGTTTTGACGTATTCTAACGATGTACTTCAGAAGTGTGGGCGTATTATGCGCTCATGCTTTTTTTGTGCAGTTTATAGACGACTGCCGACAAAGGGGCGGAACGTTCCGCCCCTGAAGCAGGACTTGCTTTGATCCGGATTTATCTTTTGGAGGTGGCTCAATATTAGTAAGGATATGTTTGTTAACGATTCGATTCGTGCACGTGAAGTCCGTCTCGTCGGAGCAAACGGCGACCAGATTGGTGTAAAGTCAAAGCGTGAAGCGTTGGAAATGGCCCAAAACGCCAACCTTGACCTTGTACTTGTCGCACCGAATGCAAAACCGCCGGTATGCCGGATTATGGATTACGGAAAATTCCGTTACGAGCAGCAGAAAAAAGAAAAAGAAGCTCGTAAAAACCAGAAAATCATTAACACAAAAGAAGTTCGTCTCAGCCCGAATATCGAGGAGCACGACTTCAACACGAAGCTGAAAAATGCTCGTAAATTCCTCAGCAAGGGTGATAAGGTAAAAGCAGCGATCCGTTTCCGCGGACGTGCGATTACACACTCCGAGCTCGGTAAAGTTGTACTTGAGCGTCTTGCTAAAGAATGTGAGGACATCTCTTCCATTGAATCAAAACCGAAGATGGAAGGGCGCAGTATGTTTCTCATTCTTGCACCAAACAACGAAAAGTAATTCTGTTTATAGAAAAAACGCCGGGCATGATGACCACGGTGTTAGAGAGACAACAATTTGACCATTTCTTTTCACCAGACACAGACAACAACCTTTTATCTTTTAACAACAGGGAGGACTTGCAAATGCCTAAAATGAAAACACACAGAGGCGCAGCAAAACGTTTCAAGAGAACGGGAACTGGCAAGCTCAAGCGTTCCCAGGGCTACACAAGCCACTTGGCACAAAACAAATCCACAAAGCAGAAGCGTCATCTTCGCAAAGCTTCCATGGTACACAAGAGCGACCAGAAGCGTATCGACGCTATGCTTCCATAGGTGTAAACCTGAACAGGCAGGATGAACCTGCCGTTAAGAACTGCGCGTTCTAATAGAAATCAACTACACGAAATATTTTCTGAGGAGGGATTACGATGGCTCGAGTAAAAGGCGGTTATGTAGCACGTCGTCGTCGTAACAAAGTATTAAAGCTTGCAAAAGGGTATCATGGTTCCAAGCACCGTTTGTTTAAATCTGCACAGGGACAGGTAATGAAGTCCCTTCAGTATGCATACCGTGACCGTAAACAGAAAAAGCGTGACTTCCGCAAACTGTGGATCACACGTATCAACGCTGCGGCACGCGTAAACGGTCTTTCCTACAACCGTTTCATGCACGGTCTTAAGCAGGCGGGAATCGAAATGAACCGTAAGATGCTTGCGGATATCGCGATTAACGATGAGCAGGGCTTTGCAGCACTTGCTGAAAAAGCAAAAGCAAACCTTAAGTAATAAATAAACAGATAGTAAATTGAACAGGAGCGGCAGCACCTGTTTCACTTAAAACAAGAAAGTCACTCTCATACGGGAGTGACTTTCTTTGTTAGCGGGAATAAGATAGCTAAGACACACGGAAGGCGGTTCCACAATGGAGCAGGCAGTTATACAGCTGTTACTCGTTTATTATGTGATTGTTAACACAGCCGGCTTTTTTATCATGTGGTATGATAAGCAAAAAGCACGGAAAGCCAAAAGGCGGACTTCGGAACAGGCGCTTTTTACATGGGCTAGCTTTGGTGGAGCTGCAGGTATGCTGATCTCTTCAAGACTGTTCCGTCATAAAACACAGAAAGCTGCTTTTAAAATCGGACTGCCGCTTTTTATTCTGATGCACGCAGCCCTGAGCGTTATACTTGTCTGGGCCGGCGGAGTTCTCGGACCGTAAAAAGCCGTTCCGATCAGAGTGATTTACAAAGAAATTTCCCGTTCCACATAGATTGTCTGAAGCACTCATAGAAATAGGGTAAGCGCGAGAGGAGGAGAAACAACACCATGAATGATTTCATCGAAGGCATCCCGGCACTAATAGAACGAGCAGGATGGCTGGCCCCTCTGATTTTTATTCTCCTTCATCTGATTCGACCGTTTTTATTTATTCCTGTTATTGTTCTCTGCGTTGCCGGCGGTTACTTTTTCGGATTCTTCTATGGCAGCCTGTATTCTCTGGTCGGACTAACCCTCATGAGCTTCTCTTTTTACAAAGTGGTCGATTATTTTCCATCACTGCGGAACAGGATGTCGAACATGAAACAGAAGGTGTTTAAAAATCGTCAAATGACCCTCGGTCAGGTGATGATCCTGAGAATGCTTCCGTTTATGCACTTTCACCTTTTATCCTGGTATCTGATGGAAATGACGGATTCATTTAAGGAATATATGAAGTATTCTTTTGGCGGTTTGATTTTACCGTCATTATTATTTACTTCTTTTGGCCAGGCGATTGGGGAACTGTCTCTTTACGGATCGCTGATCATCCTCACAGCCCTCGGTGTTGTCTTTTATCTTCTCGGACAGAACGGGCCTGTGACGTATAAATGGGAAAAGTTTTTCACCTCCCGTTCCATGTCGGATTAAATTTTAGAGTGGCTGAAGGATTTTTCTTTCAGGCACTCTTTTTTTCATTCCTGTATGTTAACTGTATAATGATTGTAGAAGTGCGGCCGCTGGTAAGCCAGCCCGCATATATCTCCTGAACGGACCGGAATGGTTCCGGTATGGAAAAGGAGTGGAGAGATGTCTCATAATTGGAAGCTTTTTATCGCCTCACTTGGTATCCTCTCATTTACTGCCTGTGCGGCAGCCGAAGGAGAAGACCGCGGCGCAGTAATCGAACAGGAATGGCCGGATATTACAGAACAGGCTGAAGGAACAGAAGTCCGTCTGTACATGTGGGGCGGAGACGAGGCGATAAATAACTATATTGACAACTGGGTTACCCCGCGGGCGGAGGAAAAATACGGCTTGGAACTTTCAAGGGTGCCAATGGATGCACCGGAAGTTCTTCAGCGGCTGCAGACACAGAGACAGGCAGGACAGTCTGATGGCTCTGCCGATGTGATCTGGATTAACGGGGAAAATTTCAGAAATGCAAAAGAGCGTGATCTGCTTGCCGGGCCGTTTACCCACAGACTTCCGAACATGGAAAACTATATTGATGAAGACAGTCTTGACTACCAGGTGGACTTCGGCACACCGGTGGAAGGCTTTGAAGCGCCGTGGGGGAAGGTGCAGTTTGTATTTAAGTATGATCGTAATTACATAGACTCACCGCCATCGACCTTAGAGGAGCTTGCTGAATGGATTGAGGAGAACCCAGGCAGGTTTACCTATCCGGAAGCCACTGATTTTACAGGTAATGCCTTCCTGCGCCATCTCCTATATGCAGGCTATAACGAGCCTGAAGAGCTCTTGCATTCAGAACCTGGAGATGAAGCAGCGGAAAGTGCAGCAGGTGAGATGACCGATTACCTGAACCGGATTAAGCCATCGCTCTGGCGGGAGGGCCAGACCTATCCGGCAAGCCTTACGGACCTTGACCGTCTTTATCAGCGCGGAGAAGTCTGGATGACGATGGGCTATAACGAAGCGAGGGTTACTAATAAAATTGAAGATGGAACGTTTCCTGAAAGTACAGATACGTTTGTTCTGGACAGCGGATCACTCGGAAACGCACACTTTTTAGCAATTCCGTACAATGCTCCGAATACTGCGGGGGCGATGGTTCTGATCAACGATCTGCTGTCACCTGAAGCTCAGCTTGAAAAAATGAACCCGGACGGCTGGGGTGAAAATACGGTTCTGGATCTCTCGAAGCTGAGCGATGATGAACGGCAGGCGTTTGAAAATACCGACCGTGGAGATGCGGTGCTGGATGCCGGTATTCTTGATGATGCCTACCTTCCTGAACCTGACGCAGGGTTTGTACCATGGCTGGAGGAGATATGGTTTGAGCAAGTGGTTACGCCTTAAAAGCCGTCGCTTGATTGTCCTAATACCGGCTTTGTTTATCGCTTTGCTTACCTTTTTTGCCATTCTGCAGGGGCTGATACTCAGCTTCCGGGACAGCTGGAATGAAAGATGGACACTGGAGGGGTATACAGCGGTGTTCAGCCATCCGTTTTTCTGGGACTCTCTCTTGTTCAGTTTTTATGTCACGACAGTGTCAACGATTCTGTCTCTTATCGTCGGAACGGCGCTGGCAAGGATTCTTTACGTGTATCTGAAAAGGCAGAACTGGAAGTGGCTTGCGTGGCTGCCGATGCTGTTTCCTCACTTTGTAGCCGCGTATTTAGTTGTTCTCTTTTTTTCACAGAGCGGATGGATGGCGTCTCTGTTTTATCAGTCAGGCATGCTTGACGCCCCTGGCCAGTTTCCAGTCCTCACGAATGATCAGCGGGGAGTGGGGCTGATCCTGACTTATGTATGGAAGGAAGTACCTTTTGTCATGCTCATGATGCTGCCGGTTTTTTATGAGATGAATCATCGTCTCAAAGATGCGGTAACCACACTTGGAGGCGGCCGTGTCAGAAGGTTTATCGATCTGGAGTGGCAATATCTGAAGCCGGCTCT
Encoded proteins:
- a CDS encoding EAL domain-containing protein; amino-acid sequence: MDHSGISSETIENLAAHLTECSAGFDLEMAISQMPETEHASLLLTVIDGDGKVLESNSRFHDVFGILDQEAVKLSTAELLSALSSNGTATGTVHRDEWTLPLNEGEDNVKMSVAATPLHKEEGPVLVAAVPQCDPGVDLQAVIENLHTFVMRIAADSEKGITVTYLEGKLAGKVGLTRVTEPGVPLFDLMPCEDEQTVRHYYEQAFAGEKQEFTFRISRFTLAAYVTLLNGESGRKEAVVSVQDITSLKQSENAVESMAFQDPLTGLPNRRLLAKELADLTENPNSLHSETGLISIDIDHFKNINDSIGHTAGDRFIMMTAERLSRLVNTHSLSRMKLYHLGGDEFVILASGVETYAFETLLERIDLLFDEPFLYREGEFHLRASMGACLISSSTEPDELHKHADMALNQSKKAGGNRYTFFTGKMQDEFLYSVRLENGLRQAVKDGGKEFILYYQPVIDADGEKITGCEALIRWNHPEIGLVPPNDFIKIAEESGLIIPIGEWVIRQVCVQIKEWDAAGLDPVTVSINISSEQFQDASFVGDFISILREEDVPFNRIQLEMTENGLMEDTKETLQTLAELKRNGIAIAIDDFGTGYSSLSYLKQFEVQTLKIDQSFTKELTDNQGDKAIVTATIQLAKSLGLNVVAEGVETKEVSLYLKNLGCPHLQGFYYSKPLTPVLFEKFITRPAAQ
- the infC gene encoding translation initiation factor IF-3 is translated as MFVNDSIRAREVRLVGANGDQIGVKSKREALEMAQNANLDLVLVAPNAKPPVCRIMDYGKFRYEQQKKEKEARKNQKIINTKEVRLSPNIEEHDFNTKLKNARKFLSKGDKVKAAIRFRGRAITHSELGKVVLERLAKECEDISSIESKPKMEGRSMFLILAPNNEK
- the rpmI gene encoding 50S ribosomal protein L35, whose amino-acid sequence is MPKMKTHRGAAKRFKRTGTGKLKRSQGYTSHLAQNKSTKQKRHLRKASMVHKSDQKRIDAMLP
- the rplT gene encoding 50S ribosomal protein L20; amino-acid sequence: MARVKGGYVARRRRNKVLKLAKGYHGSKHRLFKSAQGQVMKSLQYAYRDRKQKKRDFRKLWITRINAAARVNGLSYNRFMHGLKQAGIEMNRKMLADIAINDEQGFAALAEKAKANLK
- a CDS encoding DUF1294 domain-containing protein yields the protein MEQAVIQLLLVYYVIVNTAGFFIMWYDKQKARKAKRRTSEQALFTWASFGGAAGMLISSRLFRHKTQKAAFKIGLPLFILMHAALSVILVWAGGVLGP
- a CDS encoding TVP38/TMEM64 family protein, giving the protein MNDFIEGIPALIERAGWLAPLIFILLHLIRPFLFIPVIVLCVAGGYFFGFFYGSLYSLVGLTLMSFSFYKVVDYFPSLRNRMSNMKQKVFKNRQMTLGQVMILRMLPFMHFHLLSWYLMEMTDSFKEYMKYSFGGLILPSLLFTSFGQAIGELSLYGSLIILTALGVVFYLLGQNGPVTYKWEKFFTSRSMSD
- a CDS encoding ABC transporter substrate-binding protein; translated protein: MSHNWKLFIASLGILSFTACAAAEGEDRGAVIEQEWPDITEQAEGTEVRLYMWGGDEAINNYIDNWVTPRAEEKYGLELSRVPMDAPEVLQRLQTQRQAGQSDGSADVIWINGENFRNAKERDLLAGPFTHRLPNMENYIDEDSLDYQVDFGTPVEGFEAPWGKVQFVFKYDRNYIDSPPSTLEELAEWIEENPGRFTYPEATDFTGNAFLRHLLYAGYNEPEELLHSEPGDEAAESAAGEMTDYLNRIKPSLWREGQTYPASLTDLDRLYQRGEVWMTMGYNEARVTNKIEDGTFPESTDTFVLDSGSLGNAHFLAIPYNAPNTAGAMVLINDLLSPEAQLEKMNPDGWGENTVLDLSKLSDDERQAFENTDRGDAVLDAGILDDAYLPEPDAGFVPWLEEIWFEQVVTP
- a CDS encoding ABC transporter permease; translation: MSKWLRLKSRRLIVLIPALFIALLTFFAILQGLILSFRDSWNERWTLEGYTAVFSHPFFWDSLLFSFYVTTVSTILSLIVGTALARILYVYLKRQNWKWLAWLPMLFPHFVAAYLVVLFFSQSGWMASLFYQSGMLDAPGQFPVLTNDQRGVGLILTYVWKEVPFVMLMMLPVFYEMNHRLKDAVTTLGGGRVRRFIDLEWQYLKPALLETSVIIYAFIIGAFEVPYLIGATYPKMLPVLSYEWFYGGDWGMRPAAYGMITLVSLCIVTLYYIVSRTIRRQRKRMQEGGGTG